The Methanothermobacter tenebrarum genome has a segment encoding these proteins:
- a CDS encoding DUF5814 domain-containing protein — MIVLNRKKRIIELLPIGKAKGALNSRRRPLFQGHIRLTRTSKGPRIKRFIIKKGKKEKPTPPAEAIKLLRKQLIFLPRKDKEIEEFLESLNIKNRYARICQHCLLEGYVTIITPRSSFQYNKQWICKQCADEVIKREIKYNRMDKTTFKNFKRLLQRTKDLEKVLKVFEPRFDPLKNPNLTLFDKITSSTGEKNPIFVDELQIPQRFKTILKKHGNRKLLPVQKLAIEEGLLEGEDLLIVSATASGKTLIGELAGIPKALEGKRFMFLTPLVALANQKYHDFKSKYEKIGLKTAIKVGMNRVKARGELVIPDTDIKGADIIVGTYEGIDFILRSNKSNILKELGVVVIDEIHTLDDEERGSRLNGMISRLKRIFPEAQIIALSATIDNPKEIASEFNLKLIEYDKRPVTLERHLAFPRNEEEKKDLITRLTTREFKNISNKGFHGQSIIFTNSRRKTRLIADYLQRRGIKAEAYHAGLPYRQRRKIEKKFASQQLAAVVTTAALAAGVDFPASQVIFETLLMGNRWITPNEFSQMLGRAGRPSYHDRGIVYLLPEVGMSFDGETEESKAIELLETSLDPVNVYYTKEDVTEQLLADISSGAIKNIKDLEEKPTWPISPKEALEILESYGLIIEDDGRLKVTDYGMAVSKSFLKCEEADYIKENLDSMNPLEIALSMEPFENAYLSNRLHNQLTHRLKVKFSNKLFADSTLDIISNGDNIIKLDEKLQEALINIQIDFLSCECKERPFCDCIQDKLSEYIVKMRLRGKDPADISRLLLKRYQIQAYSGDIFNWLDSLLRILESIKRIASASQKHDKVKESSIILQAIETGEKCP; from the coding sequence ATGATAGTACTAAATAGGAAAAAAAGGATAATAGAATTACTACCCATAGGAAAAGCCAAAGGGGCTTTAAATTCTCGCAGAAGACCATTATTTCAGGGTCACATCCGCCTAACAAGAACTAGTAAAGGGCCTAGGATAAAACGCTTCATCATAAAAAAGGGTAAAAAAGAAAAACCAACACCCCCAGCAGAGGCCATAAAGCTTCTCAGAAAACAGCTAATATTCCTTCCAAGGAAAGACAAGGAAATAGAAGAATTTCTAGAGTCCCTTAATATTAAAAACCGTTATGCCAGGATATGTCAACATTGCCTCCTTGAGGGATATGTTACAATCATCACGCCAAGATCATCATTCCAATATAATAAACAGTGGATATGCAAACAATGCGCTGATGAAGTGATAAAAAGAGAGATCAAATACAATAGAATGGACAAAACAACATTCAAAAACTTTAAAAGACTCCTCCAGAGGACAAAAGACTTGGAAAAAGTTTTAAAAGTCTTCGAACCCCGCTTCGACCCACTAAAGAACCCCAATCTAACATTATTTGATAAAATAACCTCATCAACAGGTGAAAAAAACCCAATTTTTGTGGATGAATTACAGATACCCCAACGATTTAAAACCATATTAAAAAAGCATGGTAACAGAAAACTTTTACCCGTGCAAAAACTCGCAATAGAAGAAGGCCTCCTAGAAGGCGAAGACCTCCTAATAGTATCAGCCACTGCAAGTGGAAAAACCCTAATAGGGGAACTAGCCGGGATACCCAAAGCCCTAGAGGGTAAAAGGTTCATGTTTTTAACACCCCTTGTAGCCCTTGCAAACCAGAAATACCACGACTTTAAATCCAAATACGAGAAAATAGGCCTTAAAACAGCTATAAAAGTTGGGATGAACAGGGTGAAGGCTAGAGGAGAGCTTGTAATACCAGACACTGACATCAAGGGTGCTGATATAATCGTGGGCACCTATGAAGGCATAGACTTCATACTAAGATCTAACAAATCCAACATCCTAAAAGAGCTTGGTGTTGTGGTCATCGATGAAATACACACACTAGATGATGAGGAAAGGGGTTCAAGATTAAATGGGATGATATCGAGGTTAAAGAGAATATTCCCAGAAGCTCAGATCATCGCATTATCAGCTACCATTGACAACCCGAAGGAGATAGCATCAGAATTCAATTTGAAATTAATTGAATATGATAAAAGGCCCGTCACATTAGAGAGACATCTTGCATTCCCAAGAAACGAAGAAGAAAAAAAAGATCTCATCACAAGACTAACCACCAGAGAATTTAAAAACATTTCGAATAAAGGATTCCATGGGCAAAGCATAATCTTCACGAATTCCAGGAGGAAAACAAGACTAATCGCAGATTACCTCCAAAGAAGAGGAATAAAAGCTGAAGCATACCATGCAGGGTTACCCTATCGACAAAGAAGAAAGATCGAGAAGAAATTCGCATCCCAACAATTGGCTGCGGTGGTCACAACAGCCGCACTAGCAGCAGGCGTTGACTTCCCAGCCTCCCAGGTAATATTCGAAACACTACTCATGGGCAACAGGTGGATAACCCCCAACGAGTTCTCCCAAATGCTTGGAAGGGCTGGAAGACCATCATATCATGACAGGGGCATAGTATACCTACTACCAGAAGTTGGAATGTCATTTGATGGAGAAACCGAAGAATCAAAGGCCATAGAATTGCTTGAGACAAGTTTAGACCCTGTCAACGTCTATTACACCAAAGAGGATGTTACAGAGCAATTATTAGCTGATATAAGTTCAGGCGCGATTAAAAACATCAAAGACCTTGAAGAAAAACCTACATGGCCCATTAGCCCAAAAGAGGCTCTTGAAATACTAGAATCATATGGTCTTATAATAGAGGATGATGGAAGATTAAAGGTTACAGATTACGGCATGGCAGTCTCCAAATCCTTCTTAAAATGTGAAGAAGCCGATTATATAAAAGAAAACTTGGATAGTATGAACCCCCTTGAAATAGCCCTTTCTATGGAACCATTTGAAAATGCTTACCTTTCCAATCGTCTGCACAACCAATTAACCCACAGGTTAAAAGTTAAATTTTCAAATAAGCTATTCGCAGATTCAACACTAGACATAATCTCTAATGGTGACAATATCATAAAATTAGATGAAAAACTCCAAGAAGCTCTTATCAATATACAAATTGACTTCTTATCCTGCGAATGTAAAGAGAGACCATTCTGTGATTGCATACAAGATAAACTTTCAGAGTATATTGTTAAAATGAGATTAAGGGGGAAAGACCCCGCCGATATAAGTAGACTACTCCTTAAAAGATACCAGATACAAGCATACTCTGGGGATATATTCAACTGGCTCGACTCACTACTAAGAATACTTGAAAGTATAAAGAGGATAGCCTCAGCATCCCAAAAACATGATAAAGTGAAAGAATCTTCCATAATATTACAGGCGATTGAAACTGGTGAAAAATGTCCATGA
- a CDS encoding thermonuclease family protein: protein MASKKDDTISAALIGLCCLGILILVVIGGLLPESDTGDNITSDIDKGNETTLPANNTSGQNIYEASGYCYHVVDGDTIDVEGVGRIRLVGVNTPERGQPGYQEAKDFVEEMCLGKTVHLDIDDAKNRDKYGRILAVVYVDGMNLNAELLRRGYAEIMYIPPSEFDPYTWT, encoded by the coding sequence ATGGCATCCAAAAAGGATGATACTATATCAGCCGCACTAATAGGATTATGTTGCCTTGGAATTTTGATATTGGTTGTTATTGGGGGTCTTTTACCTGAGTCAGATACCGGGGACAATATCACATCTGACATTGATAAAGGCAATGAAACCACTCTACCTGCTAATAATACAAGTGGACAGAACATATATGAGGCGAGTGGCTACTGTTATCATGTAGTGGATGGGGATACAATAGATGTTGAAGGCGTTGGACGCATACGCTTAGTTGGTGTTAACACCCCGGAACGTGGACAGCCAGGATACCAGGAAGCAAAAGATTTCGTAGAGGAAATGTGCTTGGGTAAAACAGTCCACTTAGACATTGACGATGCTAAAAACCGTGACAAATATGGTAGAATACTCGCTGTAGTTTACGTGGATGGTATGAACTTAAACGCAGAATTGCTCAGAAGAGGATACGCCGAAATAATGTACATACCCCCTTCAGAATTCGACCCATACACATGGACCTAA
- a CDS encoding DJ-1/PfpI family protein, protein MRKEYFIILVAALAIIAILAFYTTSEKPLTDKRVAIIIFDRYNPIELEAAEKISENYTIIAADRINRDYDIYIEDMNLKDIGQYDALILIGGSGVYDRVTGKIDDPNMEKVIELVKEANRQGKIIGGICAAPAILAKAGILNGKEATIYPGLEYILTENGAKYVKRDVVVSGNIITAKNPNVADEFAKAIAEKLGR, encoded by the coding sequence ATGCGGAAAGAGTACTTTATAATACTTGTAGCAGCCCTTGCAATTATAGCTATCCTAGCATTTTACACGACCAGCGAAAAGCCTTTAACTGATAAGAGAGTTGCCATTATAATATTTGACAGATACAATCCCATAGAATTAGAGGCTGCGGAAAAAATAAGTGAAAATTATACCATCATAGCTGCTGACAGGATAAACAGAGACTATGACATCTACATCGAGGATATGAACCTAAAGGATATAGGCCAATATGATGCTTTAATACTCATCGGTGGAAGTGGAGTATACGACAGAGTAACAGGAAAAATAGATGATCCAAATATGGAGAAAGTTATCGAACTCGTTAAAGAAGCCAACAGGCAAGGTAAAATTATAGGTGGAATCTGCGCGGCCCCTGCAATACTAGCAAAAGCAGGGATACTAAATGGTAAAGAAGCCACCATATACCCTGGCCTCGAATATATACTAACTGAAAACGGCGCAAAATATGTGAAAAGGGATGTTGTAGTCTCCGGGAATATAATAACTGCAAAAAATCCTAACGTGGCTGATGAATTCGCGAAGGCAATAGCCGAAAAACTCGGAAGATAG
- a CDS encoding RNA-binding protein, translating to MKVKRRYHLKKREAKKIKEGLADYSDLIPEKAIIEFLEAEPYPLILIDGEPLIMLVDNKPFPTLKGALKTSIKSNRVIVDMGAVKFLTNGADVMSPGIVDADPKIKKGDLVIVVDEKYKKPITIGVSLIDGPSMVKNRKGKAIKNIHYIGDKIWNLKI from the coding sequence TTGAAGGTGAAAAGAAGATACCATCTGAAAAAAAGGGAGGCTAAAAAGATAAAAGAAGGATTAGCCGACTATTCTGATCTAATCCCAGAAAAAGCAATAATAGAATTCCTCGAAGCAGAACCTTACCCTTTAATATTAATTGATGGCGAACCATTAATCATGTTAGTCGATAACAAGCCTTTCCCCACCCTCAAAGGAGCCCTCAAAACTAGTATAAAATCTAATCGTGTTATAGTTGATATGGGGGCTGTTAAATTCCTTACAAATGGTGCTGATGTGATGAGTCCAGGTATAGTCGATGCAGACCCCAAGATAAAAAAAGGAGACCTGGTAATAGTAGTAGATGAAAAGTACAAAAAGCCTATAACAATAGGAGTGAGTCTAATAGATGGCCCTTCCATGGTAAAAAACAGAAAAGGGAAAGCAATAAAAAACATACATTATATCGGAGATAAAATATGGAATCTAAAAATATAA
- a CDS encoding ribonucleotide reductase N-terminal alpha domain-containing protein, whose amino-acid sequence MKLTQNALKVLKERYLLRDEKGKILETPKGMFRRVALAVAQAEEKYGGDAETTAKKFYDIMSKLEFLPNSPTLMNAGTPINQLSACFVIPIEDSMDSIFDALKYMALIHKSGGGVGFSFSHLRPKGDIVGSTMGVASGPVSFMRIFDVATEVIKQGGRRRGANMGILDVNHPDIIEFIEAKKEEGAFSNFNLSVMVTDSFMDGIDSNIEYELINPRTGEVTASVPAREIFNRMVKMAWKRGDPGILFKDAINRTNPTPALGSIEATNPCVGPETWVMTSNGPRQVKELTGKTCNIILNGREWKSYTGFFPTGAKRLYRLETVEGFNLRLTADHRILRLSSDGELEWRRLSELKIGDKIVLNEHKSLEWDGKFTEDDGYLTGLAINEEGLKITDEMEKASSRFYIGLFKGLLDSNPNRILFEGDIGIAKTLQRMLLRSGIYTKIREDSSQYRLEMVKPKGAFATVKDIIPDTIETVYDIQVPGVNAFDANGFYVHNCGEQPLLPYESCNLGSINLKLMVENGKINWEKLSRTVKIAVHFLDNVIDVNNYPIKKIEETTKKTRKIGLGVMGFADMLIKLEIPYNSKSALQVADKIMSHIKVEAQKASMELALERGSFPAFKDSRWYQEGFDYMRNATLTTIAPTGSLSIIAGVTSSIEPIFAVSFIREIIDRKLVDVNPLFEVEAKKRGFYDKELMERIAKEGSIRRIKGIPADIKRLFVTAHEIDPIFHVKIQATFQKHVDNAVSKTVNLPPSAKPKDVERIFKAAYKLGCKGITVYRYGSKKREVLKFPESIEYAGTCRDMTCPN is encoded by the coding sequence ATGAAATTAACCCAAAACGCCTTGAAAGTCCTCAAGGAAAGATATCTCCTCAGAGACGAAAAAGGGAAAATATTAGAAACCCCCAAGGGAATGTTCAGGAGAGTTGCCCTTGCAGTTGCACAGGCAGAAGAAAAATATGGTGGCGACGCTGAAACCACAGCAAAAAAATTCTATGATATAATGAGCAAACTCGAATTCCTTCCAAATTCACCAACCCTAATGAACGCTGGCACCCCAATAAACCAACTATCAGCATGCTTCGTCATACCCATAGAAGACTCAATGGACAGCATATTCGACGCACTTAAATACATGGCACTCATCCACAAATCAGGTGGCGGAGTCGGCTTCTCATTCTCCCATCTCAGACCTAAAGGAGACATTGTAGGCTCAACCATGGGCGTCGCCTCTGGCCCAGTATCATTCATGAGAATATTTGATGTCGCGACAGAAGTTATAAAACAAGGTGGAAGGAGAAGAGGGGCCAACATGGGCATATTAGATGTTAACCATCCAGACATTATCGAATTTATAGAAGCAAAAAAAGAAGAGGGCGCATTCAGCAACTTTAACCTTTCAGTGATGGTGACCGATAGTTTCATGGATGGTATAGACTCCAATATTGAATATGAACTCATAAATCCACGTACAGGAGAAGTCACTGCTTCAGTGCCGGCCAGAGAAATATTTAATAGGATGGTTAAAATGGCATGGAAAAGAGGCGACCCAGGAATACTATTCAAGGACGCGATAAATAGGACAAACCCCACCCCAGCCCTAGGTAGCATAGAAGCCACAAACCCTTGTGTTGGCCCAGAAACATGGGTGATGACATCCAATGGCCCAAGACAAGTCAAAGAATTAACAGGAAAAACTTGTAATATAATATTAAACGGCAGAGAATGGAAATCATATACGGGATTCTTCCCAACCGGTGCAAAAAGATTATATAGACTAGAAACAGTTGAAGGCTTCAACCTACGCCTCACAGCAGATCATAGGATCCTCAGATTGTCCTCTGATGGCGAACTTGAATGGAGAAGATTATCAGAACTAAAAATAGGGGATAAAATAGTCCTAAATGAGCATAAAAGTTTAGAATGGGATGGTAAATTCACGGAGGATGATGGTTACCTCACGGGCCTCGCAATCAATGAAGAGGGCTTGAAAATCACAGATGAAATGGAAAAAGCTTCATCAAGATTCTACATAGGATTATTCAAAGGCCTTCTCGACTCTAATCCAAATAGAATATTATTTGAGGGAGATATTGGAATCGCGAAAACATTGCAAAGGATGCTCCTACGATCAGGGATATACACAAAGATCCGGGAAGATTCATCACAATACAGACTAGAAATGGTTAAACCCAAAGGAGCCTTTGCAACCGTTAAAGATATAATACCAGATACTATAGAGACAGTCTATGATATCCAAGTCCCTGGTGTAAATGCTTTTGATGCCAACGGATTCTATGTGCACAATTGCGGGGAACAACCCCTACTACCATATGAATCATGTAACCTTGGATCAATAAACCTTAAACTCATGGTAGAGAACGGTAAAATAAACTGGGAAAAATTATCAAGAACAGTTAAAATAGCGGTTCATTTCCTTGATAACGTAATCGATGTTAACAATTACCCCATAAAAAAAATCGAAGAAACTACAAAAAAGACCCGTAAGATCGGCCTCGGTGTTATGGGATTCGCTGACATGCTAATAAAATTAGAGATACCCTACAATTCCAAATCCGCCCTCCAAGTAGCTGATAAAATCATGTCACATATAAAAGTTGAAGCCCAGAAAGCTTCAATGGAACTGGCACTTGAAAGGGGCTCATTCCCAGCATTCAAGGATAGTAGATGGTACCAGGAAGGTTTTGATTATATGAGGAACGCCACACTCACAACCATAGCCCCAACAGGTTCGCTCAGCATAATAGCAGGTGTTACAAGTAGCATAGAACCTATATTTGCCGTATCATTCATAAGGGAGATTATCGACAGAAAACTTGTAGATGTAAACCCACTCTTCGAGGTTGAGGCGAAGAAAAGAGGATTCTATGATAAAGAACTCATGGAAAGAATCGCCAAGGAAGGATCCATTAGAAGGATTAAGGGTATACCAGCTGATATAAAACGTCTTTTTGTAACAGCCCATGAAATAGATCCAATCTTCCATGTGAAAATCCAGGCAACATTCCAGAAACACGTGGACAATGCTGTTTCAAAAACAGTGAACCTCCCGCCAAGTGCAAAACCAAAAGATGTGGAGAGGATTTTCAAAGCAGCCTATAAACTCGGATGCAAAGGCATAACAGTCTATCGTTATGGGAGTAAAAAAAGGGAGGTTCTAAAGTTCCCAGAATCCATCGAATATGCTGGTACATGCCGTGACATGACCTGTCCAAATTAG
- the arfB gene encoding 2-amino-5-formylamino-6-ribosylaminopyrimidin-4(3H)-one 5'-monophosphate deformylase — protein MESKNIRLNYDSGNIISPEIHKIGILAIGSHLENHGPALPIDTDAKIASYLALEASNRTGAKFLGIIYAATEHPYIKHGIHIKPIELVDKHLKPILKCAKRSLKIQKVLIVNGHGGNTKIKKYLPTIAEETGIKIKLNNRIVEIEGPHAGSGELSIGLILGITDPKRLRECENIREYPEIGMIGLKEARERDKKIDESAKQLENEGINADPILGKSLLEEALEDIIKDIKLLLDD, from the coding sequence ATGGAATCTAAAAATATAAGATTAAATTATGATTCAGGTAACATAATATCACCCGAGATCCACAAGATAGGAATACTCGCCATAGGATCCCACCTCGAAAACCATGGCCCGGCACTTCCCATAGATACAGACGCCAAAATCGCTTCATACCTCGCCCTTGAAGCAAGTAATAGGACAGGGGCAAAATTCCTAGGCATAATCTATGCCGCAACAGAACACCCATATATAAAACATGGAATACACATAAAACCCATAGAACTCGTTGACAAACACCTAAAACCAATCCTAAAATGTGCAAAAAGATCCCTGAAAATCCAAAAGGTTCTTATAGTGAATGGACACGGAGGCAACACAAAAATAAAAAAATATCTACCCACCATCGCAGAAGAAACCGGAATAAAGATAAAATTAAATAACAGGATAGTTGAAATAGAAGGCCCACACGCCGGATCCGGTGAACTTTCAATAGGCCTAATCCTAGGGATAACAGACCCCAAAAGACTCCGAGAATGTGAAAACATTAGAGAATATCCGGAGATAGGGATGATAGGCCTAAAAGAAGCTCGTGAACGGGACAAAAAAATAGATGAAAGTGCAAAACAACTAGAAAATGAGGGTATTAATGCAGATCCAATACTTGGAAAATCACTCCTAGAAGAAGCCCTAGAAGATATTATAAAAGACATAAAATTATTACTAGATGATTAA
- a CDS encoding LSm family protein: MIVNSQKGNIQRPLDALGNSLNSPVLIKLKGDREFRGVLKSFDLHMNLVLNDAEELENGEVTRRLGTVLIRGDNIVYISP; encoded by the coding sequence ATGATCGTGAATTCGCAAAAAGGTAATATACAAAGACCACTTGACGCGCTGGGTAATTCATTGAATTCTCCAGTTCTCATAAAACTAAAAGGTGACAGGGAATTCAGGGGTGTTCTTAAGAGTTTCGACCTCCATATGAATCTTGTGTTAAATGATGCCGAGGAACTGGAGAATGGTGAGGTTACCAGGAGACTTGGAACAGTATTAATTAGAGGAGATAACATAGTATATATATCCCCATAA
- a CDS encoding 50S ribosomal protein L37e codes for MKGTPSFGKRNKSLHIRCRRCGRNAYHIRKKVCAACGFGRSKRIRRYSWQNKKVNGRRLK; via the coding sequence ATGAAAGGCACTCCATCATTTGGTAAAAGGAATAAGAGTCTTCATATAAGATGTAGACGTTGTGGAAGAAACGCTTATCATATACGTAAGAAGGTATGTGCTGCTTGCGGATTTGGAAGATCCAAGAGGATAAGACGTTATAGTTGGCAGAATAAGAAAGTTAATGGTCGAAGGTTGAAATAA
- a CDS encoding AMP-binding protein: MVFTEDTIGEFLEKQVKKYPDKEFIVYPDRDLRFTYHEFNERVNLLAKGLLAIGLKKGDHLGIWATNVPDWLTFLFATAKIGVVLVTINTAYKSHELEYVMKQSDMNAIAIIDGFRDVDYIRTIYELVPELKSHERGNLKSKRFPKLESVIYIGAAKHRGMYNIHELMLLGKHIPDSELEKVKKTLNNDDVINMQYTSGTTGFPKGVMLTHRNILNNGYYIGERQKFTEKDKLCLPVPLFHCFGIVLGVLAILTHAGTLVILEEFDPLLVLAAVEKEKCIALYGVPTMFIAEFTHPMFDMFDLSSLRTGIMAGSPCPIEAMKRVINDMHMKEVTIVYGLTEASPGITQSSVDDPIEKRVETVGKPLPHIEVKIVDPETGEELGPGQIGEICCRGYNVMKGYYKMPEMTKEVIDEDGWLHSGDLAVMDEDGYYSIVGRIKDMIIRGGENIYPREIEEFLHTMPGIKDVQVVGIPDEKYGEIVGAFVIKEKGADIKEEDVRDYAIERIARYKVPKHVFFVEEFPLTASGKVQKFKLREMAIELLKKKRENDSTK; the protein is encoded by the coding sequence ATGGTTTTCACAGAAGATACAATCGGCGAATTCCTAGAAAAACAGGTGAAGAAATATCCCGACAAAGAATTTATAGTCTATCCTGACCGGGATCTGAGATTCACATATCATGAATTCAATGAAAGAGTCAACCTGTTAGCGAAAGGACTTTTAGCCATCGGCCTCAAAAAGGGCGACCATCTAGGTATTTGGGCGACTAACGTCCCTGATTGGTTAACGTTCCTCTTCGCCACGGCAAAAATAGGAGTCGTACTCGTCACAATAAACACAGCCTATAAGAGCCATGAACTAGAATATGTGATGAAACAATCCGATATGAATGCCATAGCTATCATAGACGGTTTCCGTGATGTTGATTATATAAGGACAATCTACGAATTAGTACCTGAACTTAAAAGCCATGAAAGGGGCAACCTTAAAAGTAAGAGGTTCCCAAAGCTCGAAAGTGTCATTTATATTGGAGCCGCTAAACATCGCGGAATGTATAACATCCATGAACTGATGTTACTAGGGAAACACATCCCAGATAGTGAACTGGAAAAAGTGAAAAAGACCCTCAACAATGACGATGTTATAAATATGCAATATACTTCCGGTACAACAGGATTTCCAAAGGGCGTGATGCTAACACATCGAAACATCCTCAACAATGGCTACTATATCGGTGAAAGGCAAAAGTTCACAGAAAAAGATAAACTATGCCTCCCAGTGCCACTATTCCATTGTTTTGGGATAGTACTTGGCGTGCTCGCAATTTTAACCCACGCAGGGACCCTTGTAATCCTGGAAGAATTCGATCCGCTATTAGTATTGGCCGCAGTTGAAAAAGAAAAGTGCATAGCACTATATGGCGTCCCCACAATGTTCATAGCAGAATTCACACATCCGATGTTCGACATGTTCGATCTCTCCTCCCTTAGAACAGGGATCATGGCAGGATCGCCCTGTCCAATCGAGGCCATGAAACGTGTTATCAATGACATGCACATGAAGGAGGTTACCATTGTCTATGGGCTTACAGAAGCATCCCCGGGTATTACGCAGAGTAGTGTGGATGATCCTATAGAAAAAAGGGTTGAAACTGTGGGAAAACCACTCCCACACATAGAAGTTAAGATAGTGGATCCTGAAACAGGAGAAGAACTCGGACCCGGACAGATAGGAGAGATATGTTGCAGAGGATACAATGTAATGAAGGGCTATTATAAAATGCCGGAGATGACAAAGGAGGTCATAGATGAAGATGGTTGGCTTCACAGTGGCGACTTGGCTGTCATGGACGAGGACGGTTATTATTCTATTGTTGGACGTATCAAGGACATGATCATAAGAGGCGGTGAAAACATTTACCCAAGGGAGATCGAAGAATTCCTACATACCATGCCAGGGATCAAAGATGTCCAAGTAGTGGGAATACCAGATGAAAAATATGGTGAAATCGTCGGAGCCTTCGTCATAAAAGAGAAAGGCGCTGACATAAAGGAAGAGGATGTTAGAGATTATGCAATAGAAAGGATAGCCCGTTACAAGGTGCCCAAACATGTTTTCTTCGTGGAGGAGTTTCCATTAACAGCCAGTGGCAAAGTACAAAAATTCAAATTACGAGAAATGGCAATTGAACTACTAAAAAAGAAGAGAGAAAATGATAGTACTAAATAG
- a CDS encoding helix-turn-helix domain-containing protein, translated as MAKATIGEKIKKLRKDKEISLEELSKNSGVKKDLIKDIEEGEIIPSLAPLIKISRSLGVRLGTLLDDTIEEGPVIVREGKAGKVIHFSGQEDETSESHLDFYSLAAGKVDRHMEPFIVQVEPHKDKFKLSSHEGEEFIYVLEGEIEILYGKEKYHLREGDSIYYDSVVPHHLHTRYDKPAKILAVVYTPF; from the coding sequence ATAGCCAAGGCCACCATTGGTGAAAAGATAAAAAAGCTTAGAAAGGACAAGGAGATAAGTCTTGAAGAACTTTCCAAGAATAGTGGAGTTAAAAAGGATCTTATAAAGGATATAGAAGAGGGTGAGATCATACCATCACTCGCCCCCCTCATCAAGATTTCAAGATCCCTCGGAGTCAGATTAGGGACGCTATTAGATGATACAATAGAAGAAGGCCCAGTGATCGTAAGGGAGGGGAAAGCCGGGAAGGTCATACACTTTTCCGGGCAGGAGGATGAAACAAGTGAAAGTCACCTTGATTTTTATTCCCTCGCAGCTGGGAAGGTTGACAGACACATGGAACCATTCATAGTCCAAGTTGAACCCCACAAGGATAAATTCAAACTTTCATCCCATGAAGGCGAAGAATTCATATACGTGCTTGAAGGAGAAATCGAAATATTATATGGTAAAGAAAAATATCACCTCAGGGAAGGGGACAGCATCTATTATGATTCTGTAGTACCACATCATCTACATACACGATACGATAAACCAGCAAAGATACTGGCAGTAGTCTACACACCATTCTAA